Proteins found in one Helicobacter kayseriensis genomic segment:
- a CDS encoding glycosyltransferase family 2 protein: MTENPFFSIIIPVYNTEKYIARCLESCINQTFQEIEIIIVDDCGTDNAIQIAQNYAKKDTRIKIIHNPHNLGLFHTRFNGIKVASGIYTLFVDSDDFIDIKTCENLYQILQKHLQIDLLHFTSHNLLNNLKSKFNFCKSLKILTTPFFQEKLILGNSFESIWGKAIRTNIIKNAYNKLDFVPSPLNTLEDGLILLALSFEIQAYCKIEKQFYFYCDNPLSITRTITSEAFYKRQKDFLTLFKSIEKLKVPYPSQQNLISRYKNKAISASILNARHYSQHELQEVFFMLQSINTDFKPPHYFIASIYLTSTLLSLRYFFRWQTIARITLYLATFGKVKL; encoded by the coding sequence ATGACAGAAAACCCCTTTTTCTCTATCATTATCCCTGTTTACAATACAGAAAAATACATCGCAAGATGCTTAGAAAGCTGTATCAATCAAACCTTTCAAGAAATTGAAATTATTATCGTAGATGATTGTGGGACAGACAATGCTATACAGATCGCCCAAAACTATGCCAAAAAAGACACAAGAATCAAAATCATTCACAATCCACACAATTTAGGTCTTTTTCACACACGATTCAATGGCATTAAAGTCGCATCAGGAATCTATACTCTCTTTGTTGATTCTGATGATTTTATTGACATAAAAACTTGTGAAAACCTCTATCAAATTTTGCAAAAACATTTGCAAATTGATTTATTGCATTTTACTTCTCATAACCTGCTCAATAATCTCAAAAGCAAATTCAACTTTTGCAAATCCTTAAAGATCCTTACTACCCCCTTTTTTCAAGAAAAACTTATTCTTGGAAATTCCTTTGAATCCATTTGGGGTAAAGCGATTAGAACAAATATTATCAAAAATGCTTACAACAAACTTGATTTTGTTCCATCCCCACTTAACACCCTAGAAGATGGATTGATTCTATTAGCTCTGAGTTTTGAAATTCAAGCATATTGCAAAATCGAAAAACAATTTTATTTTTACTGTGATAATCCTCTATCAATCACAAGAACAATCACTTCAGAAGCTTTTTATAAAAGACAAAAAGATTTTCTTACACTCTTTAAAAGCATAGAAAAACTCAAAGTTCCTTATCCCAGCCAGCAAAACTTAATCTCAAGATATAAAAACAAAGCTATCTCGGCATCTATACTCAATGCAAGACACTACTCACAACACGAACTTCAAGAAGTATTTTTTATGTTGCAATCAATCAATACAGATTTCAAACCTCCGCACTATTTTATTGCTTCCATTTATTTAACATCCACCCTTTTGTCTTTGAGATATTTTTTTAGATGGCAAACTATCGCCAGAATCACCTTATATCTTGCAACATTTGGAAAAGTCAAACTATGA
- a CDS encoding sulfatase-like hydrolase/transferase — MIGVALVCLVCATCVFRQGGATNKLPSPISLYGLFLAYGIDRVENPYSYRYELTKEIQISHAQYQHIVLVIDESIRFDYSPFLRLKHLGQWSVMDFGKATSYANSSAVSNIMLRKGVRYESIVEDFYHNALIWDYAKKAGYKTYLYDAQGGGRGHDYFDYVEEKMIDNNLSRVAIESDREIISSLQYLKTKQKTFTIIIKKGAHFPYNAFLSHYQFPLKFFVGYSAQTPQRVKYLKSVLYQSDRFCSELLKFQTQESTLIIYTSDHGQNLEDVAGLTHGSTQNPYSGEGLVPLVVLSNVQNMPISKHLQNNFNRSSHFNIFPTILEAMGYAPKKLGYLGYSGSLYGDIKEVGGFFYGIPFGYFGREPNFKKINADF; from the coding sequence TTGATAGGAGTTGCTTTAGTTTGCTTAGTCTGTGCAACTTGTGTTTTTCGACAAGGAGGAGCGACTAATAAGCTTCCATCCCCGATTTCTCTGTATGGTCTTTTTCTTGCCTATGGAATCGATCGGGTTGAAAATCCCTATTCTTATCGCTATGAACTCACAAAGGAGATTCAAATTTCTCATGCCCAATATCAACACATTGTCTTGGTAATTGATGAAAGCATACGATTTGATTATTCACCTTTTTTGAGATTGAAACATTTAGGTCAGTGGAGCGTGATGGATTTTGGAAAAGCAACATCGTATGCCAATAGTTCTGCAGTCAGCAATATTATGCTGCGAAAAGGCGTAAGATATGAGAGTATCGTAGAGGATTTTTATCACAATGCGTTGATTTGGGATTATGCAAAGAAGGCGGGATATAAAACTTATTTATATGATGCACAAGGAGGGGGAAGAGGACATGATTATTTTGATTATGTTGAAGAAAAAATGATTGATAATAATTTAAGTAGAGTCGCAATAGAAAGTGATCGTGAGATTATTTCTTCTCTTCAATATCTTAAGACCAAGCAAAAAACTTTTACGATCATTATCAAAAAAGGTGCTCATTTTCCATACAATGCATTTTTAAGTCATTATCAGTTTCCTTTAAAGTTTTTTGTGGGATATTCTGCTCAAACCCCACAAAGAGTTAAATATCTCAAATCTGTTCTTTATCAAAGTGATCGATTTTGTAGTGAGCTTTTAAAGTTTCAAACACAAGAATCAACGCTAATCATCTATACTTCAGATCATGGGCAAAACCTTGAAGATGTCGCGGGTTTGACACATGGAAGCACACAAAATCCCTATAGTGGAGAAGGACTTGTTCCTCTTGTAGTACTTAGTAATGTTCAAAACATGCCAATTAGCAAGCATCTTCAAAATAATTTCAATCGATCTTCGCATTTTAATATTTTCCCCACAATTCTTGAGGCGATGGGATATGCTCCAAAAAAATTGGGCTATCTCGGATATAGCGGATCTTTGTATGGGGATATCAAAGAGGTGGGAGGATTCTTTTATGGGATACCATTTGGCTATTTTGGAAGGGAACCAAATTTTAAAAAGATCAATGCGGATTTTTAA
- a CDS encoding glycosyltransferase → MANYRQNHLISCNIWKSQTMKASFNLLGKCDNSNPSSISLKQIHHWEEEKWITYLGETDCVRDFIAKHSCIILPSYKEGIPRSLLEAMSMEKPIITTDVSGCRECICNPREMEHFKVGDNGILIPPKNPLSLAKAIEYFLSLSNEQKKEMGRQGRKYAKTRFEISHTIQHYQQVLSPYSNSTQKNLIFISNTSFGMYNFRLPILQSLQKQGFVIHIISPIDSTTQLLKDKGFFHHPISINPKGLNPLEDLLLAYKLRKMIRSIRPILVFNYTIKPAIYGSIACNLLKIPNIAVITGLGYVFIDGGFKKKLLKYLVCLLYRGAFLKTLEVWFLNSDDKETFINHKILDSSKAKILDSEGIDTDFFSPQDYPQDEPNFLLIARMLWDKGIGELIEAIKILKNPH, encoded by the coding sequence ATGGCAAACTATCGCCAGAATCACCTTATATCTTGCAACATTTGGAAAAGTCAAACTATGAAAGCCTCTTTCAATCTTTTGGGGAAATGTGACAATAGCAATCCTAGCAGTATCTCACTCAAACAAATCCACCATTGGGAAGAGGAAAAATGGATCACCTACCTAGGAGAGACAGATTGCGTCAGAGATTTTATTGCCAAACATTCATGCATTATCCTTCCTAGCTACAAAGAAGGGATTCCACGCTCTCTTTTAGAAGCAATGAGCATGGAAAAACCCATCATCACCACAGATGTCAGCGGTTGTAGAGAATGTATTTGCAATCCAAGAGAAATGGAACACTTTAAAGTCGGAGACAATGGAATCCTTATCCCTCCCAAAAATCCACTCTCTCTTGCTAAAGCAATTGAATATTTCCTCTCTCTTTCCAATGAGCAAAAAAAAGAAATGGGGCGCCAAGGGCGAAAATATGCAAAAACTCGTTTTGAGATTTCTCACACAATCCAACACTATCAACAAGTCCTATCTCCATATTCAAACTCCACTCAAAAAAACCTCATCTTTATTAGCAATACAAGTTTTGGAATGTATAACTTTCGCCTACCTATCCTCCAATCACTCCAAAAACAAGGCTTTGTGATTCACATCATTTCTCCTATCGATTCAACAACTCAACTCCTCAAAGACAAAGGATTTTTCCATCACCCTATTTCAATCAATCCCAAAGGTCTCAATCCCTTAGAAGATCTTCTTTTGGCTTACAAACTAAGAAAAATGATCCGATCAATTAGACCTATTTTAGTTTTCAACTACACAATCAAACCCGCAATTTATGGTTCAATAGCTTGCAACCTCCTCAAGATTCCAAACATTGCAGTCATTACTGGACTAGGCTATGTTTTTATCGATGGAGGATTTAAAAAGAAACTTCTTAAATATCTTGTTTGCCTACTCTATCGTGGTGCATTTTTAAAAACTCTTGAAGTGTGGTTTTTAAACTCTGATGACAAAGAGACTTTTATCAACCACAAAATTCTAGATAGCTCAAAAGCCAAAATCTTAGATAGTGAAGGGATTGATACAGATTTCTTTTCGCCCCAAGATTATCCTCAAGATGAGCCCAATTTCCTACTCATTGCTCGTATGCTTTGGGACAAAGGAATAGGAGAACTGATTGAAGCAATCAAAATCCTTAAAAATCCGCATTGA